The genomic interval GCATTATCGTAAAACAGACTAAAATGGAGGGCTTAGCGTAAATAGTGACCTCGTTGTGTCTTTCGTCCGGCACTATGAACGCTATTAAGATGTGGGAAGATGTTTAGGAGGAGTAACATGCAAGAGAAAAACGCTCGCATGTACGAATTAGAGTTCCCTGCGCCTGAAGTGTCCTTGAAGGACAGTGAAGGCCCAACTCTCATCGTTGCGCTCCAGGGTTATGCGGACGCTGGACATGCAATCGATGCCAGTGCGGAGCATTTGCTTGCAGCTCTCGACCATAGGCCAGTGGCTTCATTTAATAATGACGAGCTCATCGACTACCGATCCCGGCGCCCCTCGGTAACCATCGAACACAATAATATTGTTAGCGCAGAGGAACTCGCATTAGGTATTGAGGTTCTCCGAGATAATTCGGGAACGCCTTTCCTACTTCTCTCTGGACCCGAGCCAGATCTTCGGTGGGATGCTTTTACTAAAGCCGTCGCGGATCTCGTAGAGCGCTTTGGGGTATCTCGCACCATATGTCTGTATGCAGCCCCTATGGCTGCCCCACATACCCGGCCCATGGTGGTTTCCGCTCACGGAAATTCCGCGGATTTAATCGATCATCATTTCAGCTTAGACACCAAGATCACAGTCCCGGGGTCTGCATCGCTTCAGCTTGAGCGCCTGCTCAACAAGCAAGGACGAAACGTAGCCGGATACACCGCACATGTTCCGCACTATCTTTCTGCATCACCGTATCCACAAGCAACGCTGAGCTTGCTTGAAGCTGTCTCATCTTCCACCGGGTTAAAGTTTCCGCTTCGCACATTAGAAGAGGATTCTCGCAAGGTTGCTCTTCAAATTGAAGAACAAGTTGCAAGTTCTGCAGAAATCGAAAATGTTGTTCGCCTTTTGGAGCAACAATACGACGAAGAACTTGAGCGGTACCGTGAGGCAAATCCTGAGGCTGTCATGCCAGGAGAAAGTGCCGTACCTAACGCTGAGCTGCTGGGAGAAGAATTTGAGAAATTCCTTGCAGACATCGACAACCGTTCATTAAACGGTGGAAAAAGCGAGAACGATAAAGACCCCTCAACTTCCACAGACAACACTGACGAGCCAGATGGGGAAACGGAGCTCTAACGTCAAAAACAGCCCCACCAGGGAGGGAATGAACACGTTATTCCCTCCCTGCTTTGTCATGTCGTATAGCTATTCCCCCATTTTCCTTTCTGTTCTTAGCGCATGTGATACGTGTTTCAGCACACGACAACAAACCCGGCTAGGGTTAATCACTGTGAACCTTACTCAGATGCTCCCCGACCTAGAAGAAGTCCCCTCGTCGCTTTTAGACGACGCTATTTTTGACTCTTTCTTGGGGTGGACAAAGGCTAAGGGAATTTCTCTCTATCCGGCCCAAGAAGAAGCCGCTCTGGGGATCCTTGCCGGAGACAACGTTATCTTGGCGACCCCTACGGGCTCCGGAAAGTCCATGGTTGCTACCGCAGCTCATTTTATTGCAATGGCGCGGGGACAACGCTCTTTTTATACGGCCCCCATCAAGGCTCTTGTCAGCGAAAAATTCTTCGCGCTATGCGATATTTTCGGCCCCGAGTCAGTAGGAATGATGACGGGTGATGCCACCGTTAACGGCAACGCTCCTATCATTTGTGCCACGGCCGAGATTGTAGCCAACATTGCACTTCGGGACGGCGCTCGCGCTGACATCGACCAAGTCATCATGGATGAGTTCCATTATTACTCCGAACCTGGTCGCGGTTGGGCCTGGCAAGTGCCACTCTTGGAGCTCCCTCGGGCACAGTTCCTGCTCATGTCAGCGACATTAGGCGATACTTCCTTCTTAGAAAAAGATCTGGAACAGCGCACTGGGCGCGATACCCAGCTAGTTTCCGGTTCCACGAGGCCAGTCCCGCTGGAATTTTCTTATGTTTATACGCCCATCCATGAGACTATTGAAGACCTTCTTTCAACGGGTAAGGCCCCTATTTACGTTGTGCATTTCACCCAGCGGGAGGCGATCGAACGCGCCCAATCGCTGACGAGCATGACGATCATAGACAATGATGCCAAAGAAAAAATCGTGCAAGAGATCGGTGACTTTAAGTTCACCACAACTTTTGGCCATGTTCTTTCCAAGCTACTGCGTCGCGGTATTGGGGTACATCATGCCGGTATGTTGCCCAAATACCGCCGCCTAGTGGAGAAGCTCTCTCAGACGGGTCTTCTGCGAGTAATTTGTGGCACAGATACTTTAGGGGTGGGCATTAATGTGCCTATTCGCACCGTGTTGTTTACTGGTCTCGCTAAATTTGATGGCACGAAACAGCGTATCCTTGCGTCTCGGGAGTTTCACCAAATTGCAGGTCGTGCGGGACGAGCTGGCTTTGACACAGTCGGGTCTGTGGTAATCGAGGCTCCTGAATTTGAAATTGAAAATTGGCGACTCCGACAACGAGCAGGTAGCGACCCCAAAAAACTAAAAAAGTTACGCAAAAAATCGGCGCGTGACGGCGATGTTGTCTGGGGAGAACGCACCTACGAGCGCCTCAGCACCGCGGAACCGGAGCATTTGCAAAGCCAGTTCCGGGTATCTAATTCAATGCTGCTCAATATCATTAGCCGCCCCGGTGATGGCTACATGCATCTCAAACAGTTGCTTCGTAACAACCATGATTCGCGTGAAAAGCAAAATAAAGACATCCTGACGTGCCTTGAATTATTCAGGGGGCTTCTCAACGCTGGGATCGTCGAGAAGCTAGAAACCCCGGATGAAACCGGCCGCTATTATGCGATTACCCAGGAGCTGCAACGAGACTTTGCACTCAACCAGCCCTTGGCGCCTTTCGCGCTAGCCTCTCTTGAACTGCTTGACCGTCAATCGGACACTTTTGTCCTTGACGTGATTAGTACCTTCGAGGCTATTTTGGATGATCCTCGACAGGTTTTGATTGCGCAGCAAAAGGAAGCACGCGCAACCGAGATAGCTGCACTCAAAGCAGAGGGCGTTGACTACACCGAACGCATGAAATTGATCGAGGACATCACATGGCCAAAACCATTAGAGGATGAATTAGAGAATGCTTTCGAGATATACGCTCAAGGTCATCCATGGGCTAAAGAATTTGAGCTAAGCCCCAAATCTGTAGTCCGAGACATGATCGAACACGGCATGACGTTCAGTGATCTGATAGCCACATACGGCCTTGCACGTTCTGAGGGCGTCGTGCTGCGGTATCTCACCGATGCGTGGAGAACGCTGCAGCACAGCGTCCCTGCTGAGTATCGCACCGAAGAGCTTGACGACGTCATCATTTGGCTGGGAGAGGTCGTCCGCCAGGTGGACTCTTCGCTTGTCGACGAATGGGCTCAGATGGCAGACCCCGATGCGCCGATTTCTCAAGAGACTCTTGAACGCGAACTAGCTTTCGGAGTGGAAGACCCAACCGCGCTTACAGCTAATAGGCGTGCCTTCACCATTATGGTGCGTAACACAATGTTCCGACTCGTCCAGCTTTTCGCAGACGAGAAAGAAGACGAACTCAAAGAGATGCTCGCATATCTCAGCGAAGTTCCCGATTTCGGAGTTGCCTTGGATGATTACTTTGACGAATATTCGGATCTTGATACTGGACCGGAGGCTCGTGGGCGGGAGTACTTCCTGGTACAGGCTTCTGGCAGAGAATGGCAAGTACGCCAGATAATCAAAGATCCTGCGGGTGATAACGCCTTTGCTTTTGTTGGAACTGTTGACCTTGATGCTTCCGATGCTGCAGGCGAAGTACGCTTCTCACAATTAGCACTCGATTACGCACATTAACATCTCATGTTTTTCTACGAGTACGCGGTGCTCAGGGGTCTAAAACCCTAAGCACCGCGTACTTTCTTAGTAGTAGTTCACGCTGAAATTATCTAGGACGCCAGACGTTATAACTTCAGCGTTAGCCAGCTGTTTCTAGCGAGCAGCCTCAATTTGTACTGCTTGTGCGATAGCTTGCATTACGCCAGCGATCTTGATGCTCTCCCAGACTTGTTCCTTTGTCAGTCCCTCTTCTTGCACCGTTTTAACGTGTGCGACTGCGCAGTGTTCGCAACCATTAATCGCGGAAACAGCAACAGCCCATAACTCAAAATCAGCTTTATCAACGCCAGTCTTGTTAATGATGTTCATCCGCAGACCAAATTTCACCTGAGCAAAGTCGTCACCGAGCCAGCTCTTAGCCCGGTAAGCTACGTTATTCATGGCCATAACAGTCGCAGCAGCAAAAGCAGCTTCAATTGCTTCTGCAGAAAGGTGGTCCTGAGCCTCATCAAGGATTTCTGAGATAACCGTATCGTTGCGGGTTGCTGCCGCAGTCGCTACTAAAGTTCCCCACAGCTGCTGTTCGCTGAGTTCGGTAGACCTAACGAGGGTACCAATGTTGAGTTTTTGGTCCTTTGCGTACTCTGGAAGCGCATTCTTAAGGTTCTCGATGGACATATGTTTCCTTTTGTTGAAATTTTTTCTTATCTAAAAGGGCCCGGCGCTAACGTCTCTATACAAAACCTCATACAAAGAATCTGCCCCGGGCCAATCACGCCTCTGTAATCGCAGGCGTTACCACAGTTGGTTAGTTCAACTGATTACTTCAGGGATCCCTGAACTACCTCAAGCTTGTCGATGTTCTTGGTCGGATCATTCTTCTGCCAGTTACAAGCACATACTTCCTCAGACTGAAGAGCATCTAGCACACGGAGAACTTCATCTACGTTGCGGCCAACAGCATCTGGGGTAACAGAAACAAATTGGATGATTCCGTCAGGATCGATGATGAAGGTTGCGCGATCTGCGACACCTGCGGCATTCTCAACACCAAGCTCACGAATAAGCTCATGCTTAATATCAGAGAACATTGGGAATGGGATGGTCTTGAGCTCAGGGTGCGTAGCGCGCCAGTTAAAGTGAGAGAACTCGTTGTCAATGGAGCCACCAAGGATCTGGGTATCGCGGTCTTGGAATTCCTCATCGAGCTTTCCAAATGCAGCAATTTCGGTGGGGCAAACAAAGGTAAAGTCCTTCGGGTAGAAGAAGACTACCTTCCATTTACCCTCATATTTGTCCAAAGAAACGGTCTCAAAGTAATCCTCAGGCTGGGAGGCGTTAACGTTGTGCAGGTCACCGCCTTTAAGGGCCAAGAGCTCGAACTCAGGGAACTTCTCTCCAACTGTCAGGATTGCCATGTTTTCCTCCAATAAAACAAATGACGTTACTTTTATTTCCGTAGCCAGCCGCAAATCCAAAGACTTCACAGTTAACCACGGCAGATCATGCTCCTATGCATACCAAAAGATGCCTGCGACCATGAGTATATGAATTGCACATTAGAGCCGGAGCAAAGCCTTAGACGTGCACTAGCCCCACATAATCCATTTCATAGCAGGCATGCTTAATAGGTTTCACCGTAGTGTCATGCACCTACAATCGTTTATACCTATTCCCCACCACAGTGTCAATATGACTTTACGATTTAACTAGCTATAATAAATAGGTATGAGCAATAAAGAATACCGACCAACTCTCGCACAGCTACGAACTTTTGTCACAATTGCAGAAAATAAGCACTTCGGAAGCGCCGCAGCCAAGCTATCCATTTCACAACCATCCTTATCGCAGGCCCTGGTTGCCCTGGAAAATGGTCTAGGCGTACAGCTTATCGAGCGCTCTACTCGACGAGTCATCGTAACCCCCGCAGGAGAGGCTCTTCTCCCCTTTGCAAAAGCCACACTAGACGCCGCGGATGCTTTTACTTCTTATGCACAGGGCGCATCCGGCACGCTTTCAGGCCCTCTATCTTTAGGCATTATCCCAACGATCGCACCCTACATCCTCCCGCAACTCCTTGATTTGGTACACGAGGAATTCCCCGATCTCGAATTACGCATTATTGAAGAACAAACCAAGCATTTACTCCAGCAACTGCGCGACGGGCAACTCGACTGCGCAGTGCTTGCACTCCCCACGGAGCAGCCAGGGATTATCGAAATGCCTCTTTATACCGAAAACTTCCGGATGGTAGTGCACAAAAACCACCCGTTTGCAGGACGCGATAATCTCACTTTGAGCAGTCTGCGAGAACTTGACCTTATTTTGCTTGACGACGGTCACTGCCTACACGACCAAATCGTAGACCTTTGCAAACAGGTAGATGTTAACCCTGCGCGCTCTAAGAACGCTGAAATGCGTGCAGCTAGCCTTACCACCGTTATGCAGCTCGTGGGAGCAGGCCTTGGAAGCACACTAGTCCCCGAGAGTTCAATACCTATTGAATGCAATCGGCCTAACATTGCGACGGCAAGCTTTGCACGCGAAGTAACAGCCGCGCGCCAAGTGGGCTTAGTATTCCGCGCTTCTTCCACACGCACAGAGGAATACCAGAAGCTTGGTTCAATTGTTGGACAGGCTTATCACAACGCTTTAGCCTCCGAGGCATAAACATACAGCAGAAAAGCGCTGTCCAATAGGTTTCCTCTGGACAGCGCTTTTCTCATGATCTTTTTGGAGCCTATCTCTAATACTTCGGGTATGGACCACCCGCGAGTTGCCTATAAGCATGAACTGTAGCGTTGTAGATGACTGGGAAGACAATAAACGTTCCCAATCCAAGTGTAAAAATCATAAGAGCAACAGAAATAAGTCCAGTAAGGATCAAAAACCCAAGGATCCGAAGATAATTTTTCTTTCCAACAGCAATTCCCCACAACAGAGCATCTTTCACTCCGCCTCGGCGATCAGCTGCGTAATACGCAGAAAAACTCACAAATGGCTGGATTAATAGAGAGATAAGAGCATAAACTGCTAGCCCTCCCAACGTCACAGCGATAAGTTGCGGATCAGTTATAGAACCAGAGATTTTCCACAGGTTAACGCCCACGACTGCGGCGACCACAAACAGAATCAGAAAATCAATCACAGCAATAGCCAGCAAAGTAAGCGTCGCAGGCCAATAATTTACTTTTTGGAAAACAGCAGAAAAAGAAATATTTTTCCCGTCTATTTGCAGCAATAGCAATTGATACAAGAATGCTGTCAGGAACACAGTAATCAACGAAACAACGATGTCAAAGACTGGGCTACCAGAATCTTCCGGTCCGGGAGCGGAACCTGCGTCAATCTGAGCAGCTATCTGTGGTAGTGCTACGCCTATGCTGCCGCCGATAACGATCAAACAGACAATAAAAGCACCGAGAATCCACAGCACTGGACGACTAAAAGTAATACCAAATCCATATTTAATTGCAGACTTGATCTGGAGCCCTGGATCACCAGTGACCATAAATCGGTCCACGTCCGGGTGCATCTCCTGTGCCACGGGGCTTGCATAAGCGTTGCCATTTACCCCAGCCGCTGTTTGCTCCATTGCGTTTGCAGAATAACCGTCATAACTTCCCGTCTGATTCTGCCGAGGCTCGCCAGCGCTATAAGGAAAATCTGGCTTGTCTTCCGGATGATTAACCTCCGGGTAAGGACGAAAATCATCTGCCCCACCCTTATTATGATCCCCTGTTGCATTGCTATCTTTATCATGTGGGTCAGACATAACACCCTCCAGTGTATTTATTTTCTTGATACTTATTTTCTTGATAGGGAAAAACAATTTTCATTGTATAGATTATCGTTTGATCACAATGGGGGTAAAGAATGCTTCCCTACCCACCCCTTATAACCATCAGAATAGGAAACAATACCCACATTAGGGGTAAAAATTCGATGCGGTGATTTCACACACAAGCTATGTACTCAACAGTTGAGGTTCTTTTACCCAACAGAGCCAAGTACCATGGTCAAGAAATGAGTACTGCGAAACATCAGCCCCGCGATAATAACAACGTTGATACCAACGCAATCCCTGCCACTCCTAAGAAGCAACGACACTCGACGGCATCTTTCCGACCGGATGCCGAGTTACGTTCTGCAAAGAAATCGCTTCGCACAAAGCTTAATCAGGTCAGTATTGCCGAGGAACGAGTCTTTCTTCGTCGTATTCACAAGGCCTCGTCCATGGGTGCCATTAAGGCTATCACCAATGATATTGATCAAGCCCAGGCAACATTATTACAACGAACAGCAAACATTCCTGCTGTTACGTTCCCCGAGAATCTTCCAGTCTCTAGCCAACGTGACGCTATCGCAGAAGCTATCACCAACAATCAGGTTGTCATTATTGCGGGAGAAACAGGATCGGGAAAAACCACGCAAATTCCTAAGATCTGTTTAGAGCTAGGCCGCGGAGTACGTGGTTTGATCGGCCATACACAACCGCGGCGGCTTGCTGCACGCACGGTTGCAGAACGCATCGCGGAAGAACTCGGTCAAAAAATCGGTGATTCGGTGGGATATGCCATCCGTTTTGATGATCGCGTTTCTGCGTCCACGTCTATCAAGTTGATGACCGACGGCATTCTGCTCGCAGAGATGCAGCGAGATCGCTTCCTCAACGCTTATGACACAATAATCATCGATGAAGCGCACGAGCGCAGTCTCAATATCGATTTTATTCTCGGCTACCTCAAGAAGCTCCTTCCACGGCGTCCTGATCTTAAAGTCATCATTACCTCTGCGACAATCGATCCAGAACGATTTGCACAGCACTTCTCTGACGCCCACGGTAATCCTGCGCCAAT from Corynebacterium ulcerans carries:
- a CDS encoding PAC2 family protein; the encoded protein is MQEKNARMYELEFPAPEVSLKDSEGPTLIVALQGYADAGHAIDASAEHLLAALDHRPVASFNNDELIDYRSRRPSVTIEHNNIVSAEELALGIEVLRDNSGTPFLLLSGPEPDLRWDAFTKAVADLVERFGVSRTICLYAAPMAAPHTRPMVVSAHGNSADLIDHHFSLDTKITVPGSASLQLERLLNKQGRNVAGYTAHVPHYLSASPYPQATLSLLEAVSSSTGLKFPLRTLEEDSRKVALQIEEQVASSAEIENVVRLLEQQYDEELERYREANPEAVMPGESAVPNAELLGEEFEKFLADIDNRSLNGGKSENDKDPSTSTDNTDEPDGETEL
- a CDS encoding DEAD/DEAH box helicase; this encodes MNLTQMLPDLEEVPSSLLDDAIFDSFLGWTKAKGISLYPAQEEAALGILAGDNVILATPTGSGKSMVATAAHFIAMARGQRSFYTAPIKALVSEKFFALCDIFGPESVGMMTGDATVNGNAPIICATAEIVANIALRDGARADIDQVIMDEFHYYSEPGRGWAWQVPLLELPRAQFLLMSATLGDTSFLEKDLEQRTGRDTQLVSGSTRPVPLEFSYVYTPIHETIEDLLSTGKAPIYVVHFTQREAIERAQSLTSMTIIDNDAKEKIVQEIGDFKFTTTFGHVLSKLLRRGIGVHHAGMLPKYRRLVEKLSQTGLLRVICGTDTLGVGINVPIRTVLFTGLAKFDGTKQRILASREFHQIAGRAGRAGFDTVGSVVIEAPEFEIENWRLRQRAGSDPKKLKKLRKKSARDGDVVWGERTYERLSTAEPEHLQSQFRVSNSMLLNIISRPGDGYMHLKQLLRNNHDSREKQNKDILTCLELFRGLLNAGIVEKLETPDETGRYYAITQELQRDFALNQPLAPFALASLELLDRQSDTFVLDVISTFEAILDDPRQVLIAQQKEARATEIAALKAEGVDYTERMKLIEDITWPKPLEDELENAFEIYAQGHPWAKEFELSPKSVVRDMIEHGMTFSDLIATYGLARSEGVVLRYLTDAWRTLQHSVPAEYRTEELDDVIIWLGEVVRQVDSSLVDEWAQMADPDAPISQETLERELAFGVEDPTALTANRRAFTIMVRNTMFRLVQLFADEKEDELKEMLAYLSEVPDFGVALDDYFDEYSDLDTGPEARGREYFLVQASGREWQVRQIIKDPAGDNAFAFVGTVDLDASDAAGEVRFSQLALDYAH
- a CDS encoding carboxymuconolactone decarboxylase family protein, with the translated sequence MSIENLKNALPEYAKDQKLNIGTLVRSTELSEQQLWGTLVATAAATRNDTVISEILDEAQDHLSAEAIEAAFAAATVMAMNNVAYRAKSWLGDDFAQVKFGLRMNIINKTGVDKADFELWAVAVSAINGCEHCAVAHVKTVQEEGLTKEQVWESIKIAGVMQAIAQAVQIEAAR
- a CDS encoding peroxiredoxin — protein: MAILTVGEKFPEFELLALKGGDLHNVNASQPEDYFETVSLDKYEGKWKVVFFYPKDFTFVCPTEIAAFGKLDEEFQDRDTQILGGSIDNEFSHFNWRATHPELKTIPFPMFSDIKHELIRELGVENAAGVADRATFIIDPDGIIQFVSVTPDAVGRNVDEVLRVLDALQSEEVCACNWQKNDPTKNIDKLEVVQGSLK
- a CDS encoding hydrogen peroxide-inducible genes activator — encoded protein: MSNKEYRPTLAQLRTFVTIAENKHFGSAAAKLSISQPSLSQALVALENGLGVQLIERSTRRVIVTPAGEALLPFAKATLDAADAFTSYAQGASGTLSGPLSLGIIPTIAPYILPQLLDLVHEEFPDLELRIIEEQTKHLLQQLRDGQLDCAVLALPTEQPGIIEMPLYTENFRMVVHKNHPFAGRDNLTLSSLRELDLILLDDGHCLHDQIVDLCKQVDVNPARSKNAEMRAASLTTVMQLVGAGLGSTLVPESSIPIECNRPNIATASFAREVTAARQVGLVFRASSTRTEEYQKLGSIVGQAYHNALASEA